In Gossypium arboreum isolate Shixiya-1 chromosome 6, ASM2569848v2, whole genome shotgun sequence, the following are encoded in one genomic region:
- the LOC108483605 gene encoding polyadenylate-binding protein RBP47-like isoform X1, which translates to MQQNGGSDSQTEQNQRPQQQQPPPQPHPQWVAMQYPPTAAAAMVMQHQMMQPQHFVAPPPPPPQHYVPYHHQYHHQGHAPSQQQQQGSGGGGENKTVWVGDLHHWMDENYLHSCFASTGEIVSIKVIRNKQTGLSEGYGFVEFFSHATAEKVLQNYSGMFMPNTEQPFRLNWATFSTGEKRSENGPDLSIFVGDLAADVTDGLLHETFASKYPSVKAAKVVIDANTGRSKGYGFVRFGDDTERSQAMTEMNGAYCSSRPMRIGAATPRKSSGYQQQYSSQGGYASNGASTQSDGDSSNTTIFVGGLDPNVTEEDLRQPFSQYGELVSVKIPVGKGCGFVRFANRNNAEEALQKLNETNIGKQTVRLSWGRNPANKQFRPDYSNQWGGAYYGGQVYDGYGYALPPPNGLGMYAAAATAYGAYPIYGSHQQQVS; encoded by the exons ATGCAGCAAAACGGTGGTTCGGATTCACAAACGGAACAGAATCAACGGCCTCAACAACAACAACCTCCGCCGCAACCGCATCCACAGTGGGTGGCTATGCAGTATCCTCCGACTGCTGCGGCGGCTATGGTAATGCAGCATCAAATGATGCAACCGCAACACTTTGTTGCGCCGCCACCTCCTCCGCCTCAACACTACGTGCCTTATCATCATCAGTATCATCACCAGGGTCACGCGCCGTCGCAGCAGCAGCAGCAAGGATCTGGTGGTGGCGGCGAGAATAAGACCGTTTGGGTTGGTGATTTGCATCATTGGATGGATGAGAACTATCTTCATAGCTGTTTCGCTTCTACTGGCGAG ATTGTGTCCATTAAGGTCATTCGCAATAAGCAAACTGGTTTATCTGAAGGATATGGATTTGTGGAATTTTTTTCACATGCAACGGCAGAGAAAGTTCTTCAAAATTATAGTGGCATGTTCATGCCTAATACAGAACAACCATTCCGCCTGAATTGGGCTACTTTTAGCACAGGAGAGAAGCGCTCAGAAAATGGTCCTGATCTTTCTATTTTTGTAGGAGATTTAGCTGCAGATGTTACTGATGGCCTATTGCATGAAACTTTTGCTAGTAAATATCCTTCTGTTAAAGCTGCAAAAGTTGTAATTGATGCTAATACTGGTCGATCAAAGGGTTATGGTTTTGTGAGGTTTGGGGATGATACTGAAAGGTCCCAAGCCATGACTGAAATGAATGGTGCATATTGTTCAAGCAGGCCTATGCGTATTGGTGCTGCAACTCCCAGGAAGTCATCAGGGTATCAACAGCAATATTCTTCACAGG GTGGCTATGCATCAAATGGTGCTTCAACCCAATCTGATGGAGATTCTTCAAATACAACA ATCTTTGTCGGAGGGCTTGACCCTAATGTGACCGAGGAAGATCTCAGGCAGCCTTTCTCTCAGTATGGTGAATTGGTCTCTGTTAAAATACCTGTTGGAAAAGGATGTGGGTTTGTACGATTTGCCAACAG GAACAATGCTGAGGAGGCATTACAGAAGTTGAATGAAACGAATATCGGCAAGCAAACAGTGCGTCTCTCTTGGGGTCGCAATCCAGCAAATAAACAG TTTAGGCCTGATTACAGTAACCAGTGGGGTGGAGCTTACTATGGAGGGCAGGTCTACGATGGTTACGGCTATGCTTTGCCACCACCAAATGGCTTAGGCATGTACGCGGCTGCAGCCACCGCATATGGGGCTTATCCAATCTACGGCAGTCATCAGCAGCAGGTAAGCTAA
- the LOC108483605 gene encoding polyadenylate-binding protein RBP47B-like isoform X2, which translates to MQQNGGSDSQTEQNQRPQQQQPPPQPHPQWVAMQYPPTAAAAMVMQHQMMQPQHFVAPPPPPPQHYVPYHHQYHHQGHAPSQQQQQGSGGGGENKTVWVGDLHHWMDENYLHSCFASTGEIVSIKVIRNKQTGLSEGYGFVEFFSHATAEKVLQNYSGMFMPNTEQPFRLNWATFSTGEKRSENGPDLSIFVGDLAADVTDGLLHETFASKYPSVKAAKVVIDANTGRSKGYGFVRFGDDTERSQAMTEMNGAYCSSRPMRIGAATPRKSSGYQQQYSSQGGYASNGASTQSDGDSSNTTIFVGGLDPNVTEEDLRQPFSQYGELVSVKIPVGKGCGFVRFANR; encoded by the exons ATGCAGCAAAACGGTGGTTCGGATTCACAAACGGAACAGAATCAACGGCCTCAACAACAACAACCTCCGCCGCAACCGCATCCACAGTGGGTGGCTATGCAGTATCCTCCGACTGCTGCGGCGGCTATGGTAATGCAGCATCAAATGATGCAACCGCAACACTTTGTTGCGCCGCCACCTCCTCCGCCTCAACACTACGTGCCTTATCATCATCAGTATCATCACCAGGGTCACGCGCCGTCGCAGCAGCAGCAGCAAGGATCTGGTGGTGGCGGCGAGAATAAGACCGTTTGGGTTGGTGATTTGCATCATTGGATGGATGAGAACTATCTTCATAGCTGTTTCGCTTCTACTGGCGAG ATTGTGTCCATTAAGGTCATTCGCAATAAGCAAACTGGTTTATCTGAAGGATATGGATTTGTGGAATTTTTTTCACATGCAACGGCAGAGAAAGTTCTTCAAAATTATAGTGGCATGTTCATGCCTAATACAGAACAACCATTCCGCCTGAATTGGGCTACTTTTAGCACAGGAGAGAAGCGCTCAGAAAATGGTCCTGATCTTTCTATTTTTGTAGGAGATTTAGCTGCAGATGTTACTGATGGCCTATTGCATGAAACTTTTGCTAGTAAATATCCTTCTGTTAAAGCTGCAAAAGTTGTAATTGATGCTAATACTGGTCGATCAAAGGGTTATGGTTTTGTGAGGTTTGGGGATGATACTGAAAGGTCCCAAGCCATGACTGAAATGAATGGTGCATATTGTTCAAGCAGGCCTATGCGTATTGGTGCTGCAACTCCCAGGAAGTCATCAGGGTATCAACAGCAATATTCTTCACAGG GTGGCTATGCATCAAATGGTGCTTCAACCCAATCTGATGGAGATTCTTCAAATACAACA ATCTTTGTCGGAGGGCTTGACCCTAATGTGACCGAGGAAGATCTCAGGCAGCCTTTCTCTCAGTATGGTGAATTGGTCTCTGTTAAAATACCTGTTGGAAAAGGATGTGGGTTTGTACGATTTGCCAACAGGTGA
- the LOC108480954 gene encoding uncharacterized protein LOC108480954, whose protein sequence is MNTKAKKVPLKHEKEKADMQGTKSVVTTKAMKNKRASINERKMALQQDVDKLKKKLRQEENIHRALERAFNRPLGALPRLPPYLPPSTLELLAEVAVLEEEIVRLEEQVVHFRQDLYREAVYTSSSKRNMESSVDLNEPCLDNPKQKTLTRCTSMASYSQSFSDDKRGKENQSRTNSAKSNKGPLLKRPLIDSKSSEKRLDPQKLQMECRVRDQSNAETRNISIPDERQSGDDGPNKVSEDLIRCLSSIFLRMNSIKKTFPSLSMLGSQETGFRDPYGICSDYGERDIGPYKHLVSISDDSINLNRTSNSLFLLHRLKLLLARLASLDLQNLNHQEKLAFWINIYNSCMMNAFLEQGVPESPEMVVELMRKATINVGGHLLNAITIEHFILRLPYHSKFAFPKGTKNDEMTARGMFGLELSEPLVTFALACGSWSSPAVRVFTASQVENELEVAKREYLQAAVGISSTEFAIPKLLDWYLLDFAKDLDSLLDWICLQLPNELGKEAIKYLEGAQGESLVKFVQIIPYEFNFRYLLCT, encoded by the exons ATGAATACCAAAGCCAAGAAAGTTCCACTGAAGCATGAAAAA GAGAAAGCAGATATGCAGGGTACCAAGTCAGTGGTTACTACAAAGGCAATGAAAAACAAACGAGCTTCGATCAATGAGAGAAAGATGGCCCTTCAACAAGAT GTTGATAAATTGAAGAAGAAGCTTAGACAAGAAGAGAATATTCATAGAGCTTTAGAGAGAGCTTTTAATAGACCTTTGGGAGCTTTACCTCGTCTTCCTCCATATCTTCCTCCTTCA ACATTGGAGCTTTTGGCTGAAGTGGCAGTACTCGAAGAAGAGATCGTTCGGCTCGAAGAACAGGTCGTACACTTCCGACAAGACTTGTATCGAGAAGCTGTTTATACATCATCGTCGAAAAGGAACATGGAAAGTTCAGTTGATTTGAATGAGCCTTGCTTGGATAATCCTAAACAGAAAACTTTAACTCGATGCACATCGATGGCAAGTTATTCACAATCCTTTTCGG ATGATAAAAGAGGAAAAGAGAATCAGTCTCGGACTAATTCCGCAAAGAGCAATAAGGGACCTCTTTTGAAGAGACCTTTGATCGATTCGAAGTCATCGGAGAAGCGTTTAGATCCTCAAAAATTGCAG ATGGAATGTAGAGTGAGAGACCAAAGCAATGCAGAAACACGAAATATAAGCATCCCTGATGAGAGACAGTCGGGAGACGATGGACCGAATAAAGTTTCGGAGGACCTTATAAGATGTTTATCCAGCATTTTCTTAAGAATGAACTCAATAAAGAAAACTTTTCCTTCATTATCAATGTTGGGGTCTCAAGAAACCGGATTTCGTGATCCTTACGGTATTTGTTCGGATTATGGAGAAAGAGATATTGGACCATATAAGCATTTAGTTTCGATCAGTGATGACTCGATCAATCTAAATCGAACATCGAATTCTTTATTTCTGTTGCATAGATTGAA ACTCCTCCTTGCAAGATTGGCCTCATTGGACTTGCAAAACCTTAACCATCAAGAAAAGCTTGCATTTtggataaatatttataattcttGCATGATGAAT GCATTCTTAGAACAAGGAGTACCAGAAAGTCCAGAAATGGTTGTGGAACTGATGAGAAAG GCAACCATAAATGTTGGGGGACACCTGTTGAATGCAATAACTATAGAACATTTCATTCTCAGATTGCCTTACCACTCAAAATTT GCTTTTCCAAAGGGTaccaaaaatgatgaaatgaCAGCCAGGGGCATGTTCGGATTGGAATTATCTGAACCATTGGTGACATTTGCCCTTGCATGTGGAAGCTGGTCCTCTCCTGCT GTTCGTGTTTTTACCGCTTCTCAAGTCGAAAACGAGTTGGAAGTGGCAAAGAGAGAGTACTTGCAGGCTGCAGTTGGGATTTCATCAACAGAGTTTGCAATCCCAAAGCTATTAGATTGGTACTTGCTTGACTTTGCTAAGGACTTAGATTCGTTGCTTGATTGGATTTGCCTTCAATTACCTAATGAACTGGGGAAAGAAGCAATTAAATATCTAGAAGGAGCTCAAGGAGAGTCTCTTGTAAAGTTTGTTCAAATTATACCTTATGAGTTCAACTTTAGGTACCTTTTATGCACATAA